One genomic region from Gemmatimonadetes bacterium SCN 70-22 encodes:
- a CDS encoding glutamate/aspartate:proton symporter GltP, whose amino-acid sequence MRRLLDNLTVRVLTAVALGVVVGIVWPEFGKALKPLGDTFVNLVRMVIAPIIFLTIVAGIATIGDLKHVGRVGGKAFLYFEVVTTFALAIGLVIVNVTKPGAGLDASSMAKGDISRYAQAGQEMKFVDYLVHIVPSSVVDAFAKGEILQVVFFAVLFGIALTMSGEIGRNITDGCERLAQVFFKLVAIIMHVAPLGAFGAMAFTVGSFGLRTLLPLGRLMLDVYLTMFLFVFVVLNVICRLSGFSLWEFLTYIREEILLVLGTSSSEAALPGMLEKLERYGCSKSVVRLVIPTGYSFNLDGTSIYLSMALIFIAQVFRVDLSVGQQIGILLILMLTSKGAAGVTGSGFIVLASTLAAMRVVPLEGLALLLGVDRFMSEARAIVNLIGNGVATLVIARSEGAFDEAKRAEALEQQHLRRVGIAA is encoded by the coding sequence GTGCGCCGCCTCCTCGACAACCTCACCGTCCGCGTCCTCACCGCCGTCGCCCTCGGTGTCGTCGTCGGCATCGTGTGGCCCGAATTCGGCAAGGCGCTGAAGCCCCTCGGCGATACCTTCGTGAACCTGGTCCGGATGGTGATCGCGCCGATCATCTTCCTCACCATCGTCGCCGGCATTGCCACGATTGGTGACCTGAAGCACGTCGGCCGCGTGGGGGGGAAGGCGTTCCTCTACTTCGAGGTCGTCACGACCTTCGCCCTGGCCATCGGGCTCGTGATCGTCAACGTCACCAAGCCGGGGGCCGGCCTCGACGCCTCGTCCATGGCCAAGGGCGACATCTCGCGGTATGCGCAGGCAGGGCAGGAGATGAAGTTCGTCGACTACCTCGTCCACATCGTCCCGTCGAGCGTCGTCGACGCCTTCGCCAAGGGCGAGATCCTCCAGGTCGTCTTCTTCGCCGTCCTCTTCGGCATCGCGCTGACGATGTCCGGCGAGATCGGGCGGAACATCACCGACGGCTGCGAGCGACTGGCCCAGGTCTTCTTCAAGCTCGTCGCGATCATCATGCACGTGGCCCCGCTGGGCGCCTTTGGGGCCATGGCGTTCACCGTCGGTTCGTTCGGGCTCAGGACGCTCCTCCCGCTGGGGCGCCTCATGCTCGACGTGTACCTGACGATGTTCCTCTTCGTCTTCGTCGTCCTCAACGTCATCTGCCGCCTCTCCGGCTTCTCGCTCTGGGAGTTCCTGACGTACATCCGCGAGGAGATCCTCCTCGTGCTGGGGACCAGCTCGAGCGAGGCCGCCCTCCCCGGCATGCTGGAGAAGCTGGAGCGATACGGCTGCAGCAAGTCCGTCGTGCGACTGGTGATCCCCACCGGGTACTCGTTCAACCTCGATGGGACGTCCATCTACCTCTCGATGGCGCTCATCTTCATCGCCCAGGTGTTCCGCGTCGACCTCTCGGTCGGACAACAGATCGGCATCCTCCTGATCCTGATGCTGACCTCCAAGGGGGCAGCGGGGGTGACCGGGAGCGGCTTCATCGTCCTTGCCTCGACGCTCGCCGCCATGCGCGTCGTCCCGCTCGAGGGGCTCGCCCTCCTCCTCGGTGTCGACCGCTTCATGTCCGAGGCGCGGGCGATCGTGAACCTCATCGGCAATGGCGTGGCGACGCTCGTCATCGCTCGCAGCGAGGGCGCCTTCGACGAGGCCAAGCGGGCCGAGGCGCTCGAGCAGCAGCACCTGCGACGCGTGGGCATCGCGGCCTGA
- a CDS encoding 3-deoxy-7-phosphoheptulonate synthase: MEGMPMLAEVATAVAASGARLLRGGAFKPRTSPYAFQGLGTEALEMLAEVRATTGLPVVTEVLDVRHVELVARHADVLQVGARNMYNVPLLNAVGDSGLPVLLKRSFAATVHELVSAAEYIAVRGNTQVILCERGIRTFEPSTRNTLDVAAIPVLKKETHLPVFVDPSHAAGRAEFVAPIAYAAMAAGADGLIVEVHPSPATAKSDGDQSLTPGAFDDMMRMLMALGETMQRSVVPLGGEARVLSLDAAPRRTCTARAASAG, encoded by the coding sequence GTGGAGGGGATGCCGATGCTTGCCGAGGTGGCCACGGCCGTGGCGGCCAGCGGAGCTCGCCTGCTGCGCGGGGGCGCCTTCAAGCCGCGCACGTCGCCGTACGCCTTCCAGGGGCTCGGGACCGAGGCGCTGGAAATGCTCGCCGAGGTGCGCGCCACGACCGGACTCCCCGTGGTGACCGAGGTACTGGACGTTCGCCACGTGGAACTCGTCGCCCGACACGCCGACGTGCTGCAGGTCGGCGCCCGCAACATGTACAACGTGCCGCTCCTGAACGCGGTGGGTGACAGTGGGCTCCCCGTGCTGCTCAAGCGCTCGTTCGCCGCCACGGTCCACGAACTGGTGTCGGCGGCGGAATACATCGCCGTCCGGGGGAACACGCAGGTCATCCTGTGCGAGCGCGGAATCCGCACGTTCGAGCCGTCGACGCGCAACACGCTCGACGTGGCCGCCATCCCGGTGCTCAAGAAGGAGACGCATCTCCCGGTCTTCGTCGACCCGAGCCATGCGGCCGGGCGCGCGGAGTTCGTCGCACCGATCGCGTACGCGGCCATGGCGGCGGGGGCGGACGGCCTGATCGTGGAGGTCCATCCGAGTCCGGCGACGGCGAAGTCCGACGGCGACCAGTCGCTCACGCCCGGCGCCTTCGACGACATGATGCGGATGCTCATGGCGCTTGGAGAGACGATGCAGCGTTCGGTGGTGCCGCTGGGCGGAGAGGCGCGCGTGCTCTCGCTCGACGCGGCACCGCGTCGGACGTGCACGGCGCGTGCGGCGAGCGCCGGATGA
- a CDS encoding serine hydrolase: MPAATPYPHASEPIGTVRQSYDGALSPEMAVNTFRNIDRLFPTRIIARGSAPRVLPVSERPLEALRFTDAGRAYDLDDYLRLNRVAAMLVLADGKVALERYQYGNTERTRWMSMSVAKSITSTLIGAAIHDGHIRSLDDSVTRYVPALEGSAYAGVSVRDVLMMASGVKWDETYTDSSSDRRHLLEAQVAQRAGGAMAVMAKLPRAAAPGTRNNYSTGETQVAGEIVRGAVGQPLAAYLSEKIWQPMGMEADAKWWLDSPDGMEIGGSGISATLRDYGRFGLFVLDDGVVDGARVLPEGWVREAGSPKVLKGGAPLPYGYMWWPSETEAGRRDGAFSAQGIHGQYVYINPAAKVVIVVWGARPHPTQGAVVDDMVVFEAVVEAVR, from the coding sequence ATGCCAGCTGCGACTCCGTATCCGCACGCCAGCGAACCCATCGGGACGGTGCGCCAGAGCTACGACGGTGCGCTCAGCCCGGAGATGGCGGTCAACACCTTCCGCAACATCGACCGCCTCTTTCCCACGCGCATCATCGCGCGAGGCTCCGCGCCGCGTGTGCTGCCCGTGTCGGAGCGGCCGCTGGAAGCGCTCCGATTCACCGACGCTGGCAGGGCGTACGACCTGGACGATTACCTTCGCCTCAATCGCGTGGCGGCCATGCTCGTCCTCGCGGACGGCAAGGTGGCGCTGGAGCGCTACCAGTACGGCAACACGGAGCGTACGCGATGGATGTCGATGTCGGTGGCCAAGTCGATCACGTCGACGCTGATCGGTGCGGCCATCCACGACGGCCACATCCGAAGCCTGGACGACTCCGTCACGCGGTACGTGCCGGCGCTCGAGGGGAGCGCATACGCAGGGGTCAGCGTCCGCGATGTCCTGATGATGGCGTCGGGGGTGAAGTGGGACGAGACGTACACCGACTCGAGCTCCGACCGGCGGCACCTGCTGGAAGCGCAGGTCGCGCAGCGCGCCGGGGGCGCGATGGCGGTGATGGCCAAACTGCCGAGAGCAGCGGCGCCAGGGACACGGAACAACTACAGCACCGGCGAGACGCAGGTGGCGGGGGAGATCGTCCGCGGCGCAGTGGGGCAGCCGTTGGCGGCGTACCTGTCCGAGAAGATCTGGCAGCCGATGGGGATGGAGGCGGACGCGAAGTGGTGGCTCGACTCGCCCGACGGGATGGAGATCGGTGGGAGCGGGATCAGCGCGACGTTGCGCGACTACGGGCGGTTCGGGTTGTTCGTGCTCGACGACGGCGTGGTCGATGGCGCGCGCGTGCTTCCCGAGGGGTGGGTGCGCGAGGCGGGGAGCCCGAAGGTGCTGAAGGGCGGGGCGCCGCTGCCCTATGGCTACATGTGGTGGCCGTCGGAGACCGAGGCGGGGCGGCGTGACGGTGCCTTCTCGGCGCAGGGGATCCACGGGCAGTACGTGTACATCAATCCCGCGGCGAAGGTCGTGATCGTGGTGTGGGGGGCGCGGCCGCACCCCACCCAGGGGGCGGTGGTCGACGACATGGTGGTGTTCGAGGCGGTGGTGGAAGCGGTGCGATAG
- a CDS encoding amidohydrolase gives MPQGTARPLARTVAAVAAIAVGATLFALSSPLTAQAPAIHGKRAARLIIRNALVIDGMGTPASGPYDIVIDNNRISQIVPSGADAIQSAIGARNNRPTGGVEIDARGKYVLPGFVNAHAHVQDERGGTPQEQEYELKIWLAAGITSVRDVGSDSRKTIPMRDRINAGQMEGPRIFHYPMFNMPPVPNTPAEARAKVQAFKAMGADGIKILGTKRDVMEAMLDEAHKVGLRVAHHAAVEETNAWDDIKFGTTSIEHWYGIPDAAIPDGVQSFPPEFNYSDEVHRFRYAGRLWREADPSKLADVLAGLVKANVAWVPTLNIYEASRDLQRAQTTPWYADYLHPTLEEYFKPNPLNHGSYFIGWTSVDEAYWKENYQIWFRALRDFDRMGGTIAVGDDAGFIYQMYGWGFIRSLELHQEAGFPALKIIQQATSNGAKVLGKDSEIGRVRPGWLADLIIVNGNPLEDLKVLYPTGTDAVRNGEIVRTGGVEWTIRDGFTYHGPTLLREVREIVARARAKAHPQ, from the coding sequence ATGCCACAAGGAACCGCTCGCCCCCTCGCACGCACCGTCGCCGCCGTCGCGGCGATCGCCGTCGGCGCCACCCTCTTCGCCCTGTCCTCCCCCCTGACGGCGCAGGCCCCCGCCATTCACGGCAAGCGCGCGGCGCGGCTCATCATCCGCAACGCCCTCGTCATCGACGGCATGGGGACGCCCGCTTCCGGCCCATACGACATCGTCATCGACAACAACCGCATCTCGCAGATCGTCCCCTCCGGGGCGGACGCGATCCAGAGCGCGATCGGCGCGCGCAACAACCGTCCCACCGGCGGCGTGGAGATCGACGCCAGGGGGAAGTACGTCCTCCCCGGCTTCGTGAACGCGCACGCCCACGTGCAGGACGAACGAGGCGGAACACCGCAGGAGCAGGAGTACGAGCTCAAGATCTGGCTCGCCGCGGGGATCACCAGCGTACGCGACGTCGGGAGCGATTCGCGCAAGACGATCCCGATGCGCGACCGCATCAATGCCGGGCAGATGGAAGGACCGCGCATCTTCCACTACCCGATGTTCAACATGCCTCCCGTCCCCAACACGCCGGCCGAGGCGCGGGCCAAGGTGCAGGCGTTCAAGGCGATGGGGGCCGACGGGATCAAGATCCTCGGCACCAAGCGCGACGTGATGGAGGCGATGCTCGACGAAGCGCACAAGGTGGGACTGCGCGTCGCGCACCACGCCGCGGTCGAGGAGACGAATGCGTGGGACGACATCAAGTTCGGAACGACGAGCATCGAGCACTGGTACGGGATCCCCGACGCGGCGATCCCCGATGGCGTCCAGTCGTTCCCGCCCGAGTTCAACTATTCGGACGAAGTGCACCGCTTTCGTTATGCAGGACGCCTGTGGCGCGAGGCCGACCCGTCGAAGCTCGCGGACGTGCTCGCCGGGCTGGTGAAGGCCAACGTCGCCTGGGTTCCGACCCTCAACATCTACGAGGCGAGCCGCGACCTGCAACGGGCGCAGACGACCCCCTGGTATGCGGACTACCTCCATCCGACGCTCGAGGAGTACTTCAAGCCCAACCCGCTGAACCACGGCTCGTACTTCATCGGGTGGACTTCGGTCGACGAGGCGTACTGGAAGGAGAACTACCAGATCTGGTTCCGCGCGTTGCGCGACTTCGACCGCATGGGCGGGACGATCGCCGTGGGCGACGACGCCGGCTTCATCTACCAGATGTACGGCTGGGGATTCATCCGGTCGCTGGAACTGCACCAGGAAGCCGGCTTCCCCGCGCTCAAGATCATCCAGCAGGCCACCAGCAACGGCGCCAAGGTGCTGGGCAAGGACAGCGAGATCGGCCGCGTGCGGCCGGGGTGGCTCGCCGATCTCATCATCGTGAACGGGAACCCGCTGGAGGACCTCAAGGTACTCTACCCGACCGGCACCGATGCCGTCCGGAACGGAGAGATCGTCAGGACCGGCGGTGTCGAGTGGACGATACGAGACGGCTTCACCTACCACGGCCCCACCCTGCTGCGCGAGGTACGGGAGATCGTGGCCCGGGCGCGCGCCAAGGCGCATCCGCAGTGA
- a CDS encoding translation initiation factor IF-1, whose translation MKEEAIEFEGSVSEVLPSAMFRVDLENGHQLLATTAGKMRKFRIRILAGDRVTVEVSPYDLTRGRITFRHK comes from the coding sequence ATGAAGGAAGAAGCGATCGAGTTCGAGGGATCCGTCTCAGAAGTCCTGCCCAGCGCCATGTTCCGAGTGGACCTGGAGAACGGTCATCAGTTGCTGGCCACGACCGCGGGCAAGATGCGGAAGTTCCGCATCCGGATCCTCGCCGGGGATCGCGTGACGGTGGAGGTGTCGCCGTACGACCTGACCCGTGGACGCATCACGTTCCGTCACAAGTGA
- a CDS encoding cold-shock protein: MRTTGTVKWFNDAKGFGFVTPSSGEKDCFVHHSAIQGSGFKSLTEGESVEFDIVQGQKGPAAENVTRLGR, translated from the coding sequence ATGCGTACGACAGGCACCGTGAAGTGGTTCAATGACGCCAAGGGCTTCGGTTTCGTGACCCCGTCCAGCGGAGAGAAGGACTGCTTCGTGCACCACTCGGCCATCCAGGGGAGCGGCTTCAAGTCGCTGACCGAAGGCGAGTCGGTGGAATTCGACATCGTTCAGGGGCAGAAGGGGCCGGCGGCGGAGAACGTGACGCGCCTCGGGCGCTAG